A DNA window from Brassica napus cultivar Da-Ae chromosome A4, Da-Ae, whole genome shotgun sequence contains the following coding sequences:
- the LOC106450292 gene encoding uncharacterized protein LOC106450292 — MDCDSNRGLIAYYRSRLYETVNDPSKASIVAWSESGKSFIVGDEVEFRKAVLPRECLVHLGFSQSHEQCEYACPYFMRGQPDLKPSSQDKLIRKIETNNKGLNDGRIRFSSLSCYKEICRLAKKERPPSSSIRRPPPLFIRGVYDMVDDPSTDSVVSWGESGKSFIVWNETEFLRDVLPNCLPFDYKDMTSLTTWLHAIGYSKVEESEHWEYTADYLVRGQPLPPNDTSPCTPGGLMITPELARIIERSFASPKALKQ, encoded by the exons ATGGATTGTGACAGTAATAGAGGATTGATCGCTTATTACCGAAGTAGACTGTATGAGACGGTGAATGATCCTTCAAAAGCTTCAATAGTTGCGTGGAGCGAGAGCGGCAAGAGTTTCATCGTTGGGGATGAAGTGGAGTTTAGAAAAGCTGTTCTTCCGAGAGAGTGCCTTGTACACTTGGGCTTTTCACAATCTCATGAGCAATGCGAATACGCATGCCCTTATTTTATGAGAGGTCAGCCTGACCTTAAACCGTCGTCGCAAGACAAGCTCATCAGAAAGATTGAGACCAACAACAAG GGCTTGAATGATGGACGTATTCGCTTTAGCAGCCTTTCGTGCTACAAAGAGATTTGTAGGCTTGCCAAGAAGGAGCGTCCCCCTTCCTCATCAATTCGACGCCCTCCTCCCCTTTTTATCAGAGGTGTGTACGATATGGTGGATGATCCTTCAACTGATTCAGTTGTCTCGTGGGGTGAGAGCGGCAAGAGCTTCATCGTTTGGAATGAAACTGAGTTTCTCAGAGATGTTCTTCCTAATTGCTTACCCTTCGATTACAAAGATATGACATCCCTCACCACCTGGTTGCATGCCATTGGCTATAGTAAAGTTGAAGAATCTGAGCATTGGGAATACACAGCCGATTATTTGGTGAGAGGTCAGCCTCTCCCCCCTAATGATACATCCCCATGCACTCCTGGGGGTCTTATGATTACTCCAGAACTTGCCAGAATCATCGAGAGGTCCTTTGCTTCCCCTAAGGCTCTCAAACAATAA